The Arenicella xantha genome window below encodes:
- a CDS encoding PepSY-associated TM helix domain-containing protein → MVKIILTRTYWLACAATALLLVIVALTGSVQAYYYEIDEWLNPDFYQTDNNRPMLPPAEIIAQFEAQVPSAEVWYQQVAEEPGRSSMLAVSPRKPLGKQAAQKLEYNYYYVDPSNGEIIGARAWGKCCFEPENLVNYLYELHHSLTIPGARGFQLIGAVACLWLLACLSLLARALIAKKGATWLSLSAPATIIVALVMLPFAISSIAMNFSAEIFKPITSVFSPVKPSVYEEYGSKAEQDFGDRNLSYTDAYNLATGLGAQRNWPYPIGELFYSRAYNFYGMAFGSRDPSGMGNNWLYLSGVDGRIVAIKTPAQGTAGDLFYFSQLPLHSGRLLGTASQFWVFLVGLLTAALSFKVFLYALLRSLKGSIRHRRS, encoded by the coding sequence ATGGTGAAAATAATACTCACTCGTACCTATTGGCTAGCCTGTGCCGCAACCGCATTATTACTTGTTATTGTCGCCTTAACCGGTAGCGTACAGGCCTACTACTATGAGATCGATGAATGGCTAAACCCTGATTTTTATCAAACCGACAACAACAGGCCGATGCTACCGCCGGCGGAGATCATCGCTCAATTCGAGGCACAGGTTCCTAGTGCCGAGGTTTGGTACCAACAAGTCGCAGAGGAACCTGGGCGAAGTAGCATGTTGGCGGTTTCTCCGCGTAAGCCTTTGGGTAAGCAAGCAGCACAGAAGCTAGAGTACAATTATTACTATGTCGACCCCAGCAATGGTGAAATTATTGGCGCTCGGGCATGGGGCAAATGCTGTTTTGAACCAGAAAACCTGGTCAACTACCTTTATGAGCTTCATCACTCATTAACCATACCTGGCGCACGCGGATTTCAATTAATCGGCGCGGTTGCGTGCTTATGGTTACTCGCCTGTTTGAGCCTGCTGGCGCGAGCTTTGATTGCAAAAAAGGGAGCAACTTGGCTATCACTGTCTGCTCCTGCTACGATAATCGTCGCACTGGTAATGCTGCCATTCGCCATCAGTAGCATCGCTATGAATTTTTCAGCTGAGATTTTCAAACCCATCACCTCTGTCTTCTCCCCCGTTAAACCCAGTGTCTATGAAGAATATGGCAGCAAAGCTGAGCAAGATTTTGGTGACCGCAACCTCAGCTATACAGACGCTTATAACCTGGCCACTGGCTTAGGCGCTCAGCGTAACTGGCCATACCCCATTGGCGAGCTGTTTTACAGCCGAGCTTATAACTTCTACGGTATGGCTTTTGGTAGTCGAGACCCCAGTGGAATGGGCAACAATTGGCTTTATCTGAGCGGCGTTGACGGCCGCATCGTCGCAATTAAAACACCAGCCCAGGGAACAGCCGGCGACCTGTTTTACTTCAGCCAATTACCGCTGCATAGCGGACGATTACTCGGCACAGCAAGCCAGTTCTGGGTGTTTCTGGTCGGTTTACTTACCGCAGCACTGTCATTCAAAGTATTCCTTTACGCATTGCTACGTAGTTTAAAAGGCAGTATTCGCCACCGACGCTCGTAG